In one window of Helianthus annuus cultivar XRQ/B chromosome 17, HanXRQr2.0-SUNRISE, whole genome shotgun sequence DNA:
- the LOC110922550 gene encoding uncharacterized protein At4g00950 yields MSSGSETEPDPYSTPKLPLFSIPPPHHTSSPPGTSTPPLQTTTASVPFRWEEQPGKPRPCTDLIVAPTHHTKCLHLPPRLAATVDPTKISSPSPTTVLDGPDNIHGKSFFSSSSFRFVKERRRRERRQRSFDSDGGWSDGDGDGGGQKRLLLGEKVDGNGGGLFGSFRFKGNRKVTSSKMRRNSSVSKVTGSHFWAKIYEGFKQVVPWKKKSKIECFTL; encoded by the exons atgtcGTCCGGATCCGAAACCGAACCCGACCCGTATTCCACACCCAAACTCCCACTCTTCTCCATACCACCACCCCACCATACTTCTTCACCCCCCGGCACCTCAACACCACCGCTCCAAACCACCACCGCCTCCGTCCCATTCCGGTGGGAAGAACAACCTGGTAAACCCCGACCCTGTACGGACCTCATCGTCGCCCCCACTCACCACACCAAATGCCTCCATCTCCCGCCAAGATTAGCAGCCACGGTGGACCCCACCAAAATATCATCACCCTCGCCCACCACCGTCCTCGACGGTCCAGATAACATTCATGGCAAATCGTTTTTTTCATCGTCTTCCTTCCGGTTTGTTAAAGAACGACGTCGTAGGGAGCGAAGGCAGAGGTCGTTTGATAGTGACGGTGGGTGGAGTGACGGTGACGGTGACGGAGGTGGGCAGAAGAGGTTGTTGTTGGGTGAGAAAGTTGACGGTAACGGTGGAGGGTTGTTTGGGTCTTTTAGGTTTAAGGGTAATCGTAAAGTGACGTCATCAAAGATGAGGAGAAATTCAAGTGTGTCGAAAGTCACTGGGTCCCACTTTTGG GCCAAGATTTATGAAGGGTTTAAGCAAGTGGTTCCGTGGAAGAAGAAGTCCAAGATAGAATGCTttactctttga